A window of Sodalis praecaptivus genomic DNA:
GAAAAAGGGGTGGCCACCACCCGGCGACAGGCCTATTTCGACGCGGCGGGCTGGTTGGACACCCCCGTTATCTCGCGTGCGGCGTTATCGGCTACGCCGATGGCCGGTCCGCTGATCGTGGAAGAATACGACACGACGATTGTGGTGCGGCCCGGCTGGCAAGCGGTGCGCGATGACTGGAACAACGTTCTGTTAACTACCGGACAGGCATAATATGAAACCTATAACGATCGATCCCATTAAACGTGAACTGCTGAAAAACGCGCTGGTCACCACTGCGGACAATACCCTGGTGCGCATGATCCGCACTGCCCGTACCTCGAATGTCAAAAACAGCATGGATTTCTCCGCCGCGATTTGCGATGGACAAGGGCGCCTGGTCGCGCAGGGCCTGGCGGTACCGGTGCATCTCGGCGTGGTGATGCCGGCGCTAGAAGCCTGTCTGGCGCACTTCGGCGACGATATTCAGCCGGGAGATGTGCTGGCCAGCAACGATCCCTATTCGGGATGCAGCCATTTAAACGACATCTTTACCTTCCGGCCGGTGTACGTAGAAGGGCGGCGCGTGGCCTTCGTGAGCCTGATTTTGCATCACAGCGATTTGGGCGGCCGGGTGCCGGGCGGAAATGCCGCCGACAGTATGGAAATCTTTGAGGAGGGGTTACGGCTGCCGCCGATAAAGCTGGTGCGCGGCGGCCGCGCGGACCCGGATTTAATGCGCATTATCGAATTCAATACCCGAGTGCCCGAGCGGGTGATGGGGGATGTGCGCGCGCAGCTGGCGGCGCTGGAGCAGGCGGCGTTGGAAGTCGAGAAAATGGGCGAGCAGTGGGGGGCGGTGACCTTCGACGCCTATCTTGACGATCTGATCGATTATGCCGAGAAACTCACGCGCGATAGTCTGGCGCAGTTGCCGGACGGCGAGGTGGAGTTTGAAGAGTGGAATGATGATGACGGCGTCGGTCACGGGCCGATACGTATCCATCTGAAGTTGAAAAAGCAGGGCAGCGAGATCCTCGCCGATTTCAGCGCCACCGATGATGATCTGGGCGGCGCCGTACATTGCAACCGCGCTTTCACCGTGTCATGTACCTATGCCGCGATCCGCACGGTACTGGCGGAGGCGATCCCCAATAACGCCGGGCTGTACCGCGCCATCACCGTCATTACCCGCCCCGGCACCTTTGTCGATGTCAGTTTCCCGGCGGCGGTCGGTTCGCGCGGACAGGTGGGTTTTCGCCTGCGCTCCATCGTGCTCGGCGCGCTGGCGAAGCTGATTCCGGATCGTCTGCCCGCCTGCGCCGGCGGCTCGGAATTCGCCATCGCCGCATCGGGCAACGATCGCCAGGGCCAGCGCTTTTTGCATCTCGAATTCCATAACAATACCGGCCTGGGCGGCGGTCCGCGGGGCGATGGACAGGACGCCGGCCCCTATTGTATCGGCAATCTGGCCAACGTCCCGGTGGAGCTTATCGAGGCGGAGAATCCGCTGCGTATCGAGGAGTACGGCTTCTTGCCGGACACCGGCGGCGTAGGACGCTACCGCGGCGCGCTCGGGATGGTGCGTCAGTATCGCTTCCTGGTGGATAATGTGAATGTACAGATCCGGTCCGACCGATTCACCTCGCGCCCCTGGGGCTTAGCCGGCGGCGGCCCGGGCGGCGGCGCGCGCAACGTGCTCAATCCGGGGCAGGACAGCGAGCAGGACTTACCGTCGAAATTTATCCGTCTGTTCAACCAGGGCGAGGTGCTGCGTGCGGAAATGGCCGGCGCAGGCGGTTACGGCGATCCGCGGCTGCGCGACCCGGCGGCGCTGGCGCGGGATCGGGAGGAAGGCAAAATCACGCCAGCCCACGCCCGCAAAGGCTATGGCGCGGCATAAAGCCGTCGCCGCGATCCTCGCCTTAGCTTTAACGCCGGCGGCGCCGGCGTGCTGCACAGGGTACCGCCGTGCCGTTAACGGCGTTGCCTTGCGCGCGCTTTTGGTCCTGACGCCGGCGGCGCCGACGTGCTGCAAAGGGTACCGCCGTGCCGTTAACGGCGTTGCCTTGCGCGCGCTTTTGGTCCTGACGCCGCCGACGCCGACGTGCTGCAAAGGGTACCGCCGTGCCGTTAACGGCGTTGCCTTGCGCGCGATTTTGGTCCTGACGCCGGCGGCGCCGACGTGCTGCACAGGGTACCGCCGTGCCGTTAACGGCGTTGCCGCGCTCCCGCCATTGCTCCTGAGGCCGACGTGATAATCACCACGCCGCCGCGTTTGCTGCTGACGCCGGTTTGGGTTTAACGGCGCCGCTGGGCGCAGATCGCCAGCCGCGACAGCGCCACATTGATGGCGATATACACCACCGCCATCAGGGTGTAAACCGGCAGGGAATAACTATTGCCGAGATATTCCACCGCGCTGCGCGCGTTGCGCAAAAACTCGGTGTAACCGACGATAAATCCCAGCGATGTCTCTTTCAGCAGCACCACCATTTGGCTTATCAGGGCAGGCAACATGGCCCGTACGGCCTGCGGAAATTGAATGGTGAAAAATATCGCCGATCGGCTAAGGCCGATAGCGGCGCCGGCTTCCGCCTGGCCTTTGGGCAGCGCCTGCACGCCGGCCGCTACGATCACCGCGATCACCGCGCTGTTATAAAGCGCGATGCCAACGGTCAACGACCAGAAGGTGGACAACGCCAGGCCCGCCGCCGGCGCGCCAAAGTACACGAAATAAATCAGCAGCAGCAGGGGCAGGCAGCGAAAGATATCCACCCACAGGCGCAGTAGCCCTCGCCCGAGTTTACCCCTGAGCAAAATTAGACCGGCGGCGATAACCGCGCCAGCCAACAGCGACACCGTTCCGGCGGTGAGCGCTACCTGTAGGGTCGCCAATAGCCCGCGGCCGAGCAGCGCCAGCAGATCGCCATTGAACAGTACGCGCCATTTTTCCGCCGTCAACAGACCCGCGCGCCCCAGGAGCGCGAGCGCCCACAGCAGGCCGCCGCAGGCAATCAACACCAGCAGGCCGGTTAAGCGGCGCAGCCTGCGGCGGCCGCGCGGGCCGGGCGGATCGTAGAATCCCGGGTTCATGGCGTCATCCCCAACCGGCGTTCTACCGCGGTGGCGATAAACGCCAGCGGCAGGGTGATGAAGAGATACAGTAAGCAGGTGACCAGCAAAATGGTGAACACCGCGTCCCCTTCGCGCAGGACCAGCAGCTCCATCGTTGAGACGCTCTCCGCCACGCCGAACGCCGAGGCGATGGCGGTGCTTTTTATCAGCGCAATCACCACGTTCACCAGCGGAGCAAACGCGTAGCGCAGCGCCTGGGGCAAAATAATCTCGTGCAACATGGCGCCAAACGGCAACCCAATCGCCCGCGCCGCTTCAATCTGACCGCGCGGCACTAAATTCATGCCCGCGCGCACGGCTTCACAGAAAAAGGCGCTGTAGTAAACCACCAGCGCAATGACGGCATAAGTGAAATAAGAGAAAGTCATCCCCAGCGTCGGCAGCACGAAGGCGGAAAAGAAAAACAGCACCGTCAGCGGGGTGTTGCGAAAGATATCCACATAGAGCCCTCCGGCGGCGCGCAGTCCGCGGCCCGGCGCGGAACGCATCACCGCCAGTACCGTACCGATTGGCAATGCGAACAGCAGCGATGCGCCGGTCAGGGCAAGCACCATCAGTATGCCGTCAATCAACACGCCGCCATTATCCATCAGCACCGTCATCGCTTTCACGTATCAGGCACCCGTGGTGGGGCAGGGATCAAGCGGCGGTAATTTGCCCTCGCCGCCTAGCCAAGGCTTAACATGCCGGGCGTAAATAGCGGCGTAGCTGCCGTCGGCGTCGGCCGCGCGCAGCACATCCAGCACGAATTGGCATAAATCTACCGCCTGACGGCTCATGCCCACGCCGATAGGTTCGCTAAGAAAGGGAACGCCCACCATCTCCACGCCGTCAGGATCCGCCTTCACCAGACCGGCCAACACGTGATTGGGGCTAACGATAGCGTCGACTGA
This region includes:
- a CDS encoding amino acid ABC transporter permease, translated to MNPGFYDPPGPRGRRRLRRLTGLLVLIACGGLLWALALLGRAGLLTAEKWRVLFNGDLLALLGRGLLATLQVALTAGTVSLLAGAVIAAGLILLRGKLGRGLLRLWVDIFRCLPLLLLIYFVYFGAPAAGLALSTFWSLTVGIALYNSAVIAVIVAAGVQALPKGQAEAGAAIGLSRSAIFFTIQFPQAVRAMLPALISQMVVLLKETSLGFIVGYTEFLRNARSAVEYLGNSYSLPVYTLMAVVYIAINVALSRLAICAQRRR
- a CDS encoding amino acid ABC transporter permease encodes the protein MTVLMDNGGVLIDGILMVLALTGASLLFALPIGTVLAVMRSAPGRGLRAAGGLYVDIFRNTPLTVLFFFSAFVLPTLGMTFSYFTYAVIALVVYYSAFFCEAVRAGMNLVPRGQIEAARAIGLPFGAMLHEIILPQALRYAFAPLVNVVIALIKSTAIASAFGVAESVSTMELLVLREGDAVFTILLVTCLLYLFITLPLAFIATAVERRLGMTP
- a CDS encoding hydantoinase B/oxoprolinase family protein produces the protein MKPITIDPIKRELLKNALVTTADNTLVRMIRTARTSNVKNSMDFSAAICDGQGRLVAQGLAVPVHLGVVMPALEACLAHFGDDIQPGDVLASNDPYSGCSHLNDIFTFRPVYVEGRRVAFVSLILHHSDLGGRVPGGNAADSMEIFEEGLRLPPIKLVRGGRADPDLMRIIEFNTRVPERVMGDVRAQLAALEQAALEVEKMGEQWGAVTFDAYLDDLIDYAEKLTRDSLAQLPDGEVEFEEWNDDDGVGHGPIRIHLKLKKQGSEILADFSATDDDLGGAVHCNRAFTVSCTYAAIRTVLAEAIPNNAGLYRAITVITRPGTFVDVSFPAAVGSRGQVGFRLRSIVLGALAKLIPDRLPACAGGSEFAIAASGNDRQGQRFLHLEFHNNTGLGGGPRGDGQDAGPYCIGNLANVPVELIEAENPLRIEEYGFLPDTGGVGRYRGALGMVRQYRFLVDNVNVQIRSDRFTSRPWGLAGGGPGGGARNVLNPGQDSEQDLPSKFIRLFNQGEVLRAEMAGAGGYGDPRLRDPAALARDREEGKITPAHARKGYGAA